From one Macaca nemestrina isolate mMacNem1 chromosome 3, mMacNem.hap1, whole genome shotgun sequence genomic stretch:
- the LOC105466686 gene encoding kynurenine/alpha-aminoadipate aminotransferase, mitochondrial isoform X1 — protein sequence MNYARFITAASAARNPSPIRTATEISSRGPKSMISLAGGLPNPNMFPFKTAVITVENGKTIEFGEEMMKRALQYSPSAGIPELLSWLKQLQIKLHNPPTVHYPPSQGQMDLCVTSGSQQGLCKVFEMIINPGDNVLLDEPAYSGTLQSLHPLGCNIINVASDEHGIVPDSLRDILSRWKPEDSKNPQKNTPKFLYTVPSGNNPTGNSLTSERKKEIYELARKYDFLIIEDDPYYFLQFNKFRVPTFLSMDVDGRVIRADSFSKIISSGLRIGFLTGPKPLIERVILHIQVSTLHPSTFNQLMISQLLHDWGEEGFMAHVDRVTDFYSNQKDAILAAADKWLTGLAEWHVPAAGMFLWIKVKGINDVKELIEEKAVKMGVLMLPGNAFYIDSSAPSPYLRASFSSASPEQMDMAFQVLAQLIKESL from the exons ATGAATTACGCACGGTTCATCACCGCAGCGAGCGCAGCCAGAAACCCTTCTCCCATCCGGACCGCGA CTGAAATATCGAGCAGAGGACCAAAATCGATGATCTCCTTGGCTGGTGGCTTACCAAATCCAAACATGTTTCCTTTTAAGACTGCTGTAATCACGGTAGAAAATGGAAAGACCATCGAATTTGGAGAAGAGATGATGAAGAGAGCACTTCAGTATTCTCCGAGTGCTGG AATTCCAGAGCTTTTGTCCTGGCTAAAACAGTTACAAATAAAATTGCATAATCCTCCTACTGTCCATTACCCACCCAGTCAAGGACAAATGGACCTATGTGTCACATCTGGCAGCCAACAAGGTCTTTGTAAG GTGTTTGAAATGATCATTAACCCTGGAGATAATGTCCTCCTAGATGAACCTGCTTATTCAGGAACTCTTCAAAGT CTGCACCCACTGGGCTGCAACATTATTAATGTTGCCAGTGATGAACATGGGATTGTTCCAGATTCCCTAAGAGACATACTTTCCAGATGGAAACCAGAAGATTCAAAGAATCCCCAGAAAAACACCCCCAAATTTCTTTATACTGTTCCAAGTGGCAACAACCCTACTGGAAACTCATTAACAAGTGAACGCAAAAAGGAAATCTATGAG CTTGCAAGAAAATATGATTTCCTCATAATAGAAGATGATCCTTACTATTTTCTCCAGTTTAACAAG ttcagggtaccAACATTTCTTTCCATGGATGTTGATGGACGTGTCATCAGAGCTGActctttttcaaaaatcatttcCTCTGG GTTGAGAATAGGATTTTTAACTGGTCCGAAACCCTTAATAGAGAGAGTTATTTTACACATACAAGTTTCAACATTGCACCCCAGCACTTTCAACCAG CTCATGATATCACAGCTTCTACATGATTGGGGAGAAGAGGGTTTCATGGCTCATGTAGATAG GGTTACTGATTTCTATAGTAACCAGAAGGATGCAATATTGGCAGCTGCAGACAAGTGGTTAACTG GTTTGGCAGAATGGCATGTTCCTGCTGCTGGAATGTTTTTATGGATTAAAGTTAAAGGCATTAATGATGTAAAAGAACTGATTGAAGAAAAAGCCGTTAAGATGGGG GTATTAATGCTCCCTGGAAATGCTTTCTACATCGATAGCTCAGCTCCTAGCCCTTACTTGAGAGCATCCTTCTCTTCAGCTTCTCCAGAACAGATGGATATG GCCTTCCAGGTATTAGCACAACTTATAAAAGAATCTTTATGA
- the LOC105466686 gene encoding kynurenine/alpha-aminoadipate aminotransferase, mitochondrial isoform X2, giving the protein MGVQWRGPAEISSRGPKSMISLAGGLPNPNMFPFKTAVITVENGKTIEFGEEMMKRALQYSPSAGIPELLSWLKQLQIKLHNPPTVHYPPSQGQMDLCVTSGSQQGLCKVFEMIINPGDNVLLDEPAYSGTLQSLHPLGCNIINVASDEHGIVPDSLRDILSRWKPEDSKNPQKNTPKFLYTVPSGNNPTGNSLTSERKKEIYELARKYDFLIIEDDPYYFLQFNKFRVPTFLSMDVDGRVIRADSFSKIISSGLRIGFLTGPKPLIERVILHIQVSTLHPSTFNQLMISQLLHDWGEEGFMAHVDRVTDFYSNQKDAILAAADKWLTGLAEWHVPAAGMFLWIKVKGINDVKELIEEKAVKMGVLMLPGNAFYIDSSAPSPYLRASFSSASPEQMDMAFQVLAQLIKESL; this is encoded by the exons ATGGGTGTGCAGTGGAGAGGGCCAG CTGAAATATCGAGCAGAGGACCAAAATCGATGATCTCCTTGGCTGGTGGCTTACCAAATCCAAACATGTTTCCTTTTAAGACTGCTGTAATCACGGTAGAAAATGGAAAGACCATCGAATTTGGAGAAGAGATGATGAAGAGAGCACTTCAGTATTCTCCGAGTGCTGG AATTCCAGAGCTTTTGTCCTGGCTAAAACAGTTACAAATAAAATTGCATAATCCTCCTACTGTCCATTACCCACCCAGTCAAGGACAAATGGACCTATGTGTCACATCTGGCAGCCAACAAGGTCTTTGTAAG GTGTTTGAAATGATCATTAACCCTGGAGATAATGTCCTCCTAGATGAACCTGCTTATTCAGGAACTCTTCAAAGT CTGCACCCACTGGGCTGCAACATTATTAATGTTGCCAGTGATGAACATGGGATTGTTCCAGATTCCCTAAGAGACATACTTTCCAGATGGAAACCAGAAGATTCAAAGAATCCCCAGAAAAACACCCCCAAATTTCTTTATACTGTTCCAAGTGGCAACAACCCTACTGGAAACTCATTAACAAGTGAACGCAAAAAGGAAATCTATGAG CTTGCAAGAAAATATGATTTCCTCATAATAGAAGATGATCCTTACTATTTTCTCCAGTTTAACAAG ttcagggtaccAACATTTCTTTCCATGGATGTTGATGGACGTGTCATCAGAGCTGActctttttcaaaaatcatttcCTCTGG GTTGAGAATAGGATTTTTAACTGGTCCGAAACCCTTAATAGAGAGAGTTATTTTACACATACAAGTTTCAACATTGCACCCCAGCACTTTCAACCAG CTCATGATATCACAGCTTCTACATGATTGGGGAGAAGAGGGTTTCATGGCTCATGTAGATAG GGTTACTGATTTCTATAGTAACCAGAAGGATGCAATATTGGCAGCTGCAGACAAGTGGTTAACTG GTTTGGCAGAATGGCATGTTCCTGCTGCTGGAATGTTTTTATGGATTAAAGTTAAAGGCATTAATGATGTAAAAGAACTGATTGAAGAAAAAGCCGTTAAGATGGGG GTATTAATGCTCCCTGGAAATGCTTTCTACATCGATAGCTCAGCTCCTAGCCCTTACTTGAGAGCATCCTTCTCTTCAGCTTCTCCAGAACAGATGGATATG GCCTTCCAGGTATTAGCACAACTTATAAAAGAATCTTTATGA